The sequence below is a genomic window from Hippocampus zosterae strain Florida chromosome 7, ASM2543408v3, whole genome shotgun sequence.
CGCGACGGACGGCGGCTCATCAACAAGCCCTCACGTCATTTTTATTAGCCTACCCTGATATTATTTTACGGTTGAACAAAACGTTCTTCCCTCCAGCCAAGAAAAGCAAACGAGTTTTGCGGCAGGCAGAGAAATGGAGTTGGTTGGTGTTTTTGTTGCCGTGTACCTTTTTCTGTCCGCCTCCTGGCACATGACTGATGTTGCCAAGTGAGCCCACCTTGGACTGAACTCTGAACTCCAACTTCTCGTTTTTGATCTCCACGTTGCCGCCACCTGGGGGAGAGGGACACAACGCCCGCAACCATCAAGACGATTTGTGGGACGGGCTCGCTTGAGAGCGTGCGCGCACGTGCCGTCACCTGGTTTGTGGCGGATGTTATCTTTGGAGCCGCACTTGGACGAAACGCTGCTCAGGTCCACTTTTTTGTGGACAATTTGGACCTGACGGGAGAACAGAGGCCAACCTTCAAGACCTTGGCGCGCAAAACACGGAACGCCCGCCCCGCCCATCTCTCCGGAACATTTCCCAGCTTCTTTGAGGGACGTCCGTCACACCAAATGATGGATTTTGCGTTGCCACGAGAACGGCACATGACAGACACAAAAGGGAACCCTTCAGGAACGCGCCTACTCGTGTCAAAAGTGCAGCTGGTGGCGCTCTAGTGGGGCGGGGGAGTAAGGGTTGGTGTAAGGGGTTGCTCCTTGAGAAGGAAGGGGGAGGGTCTTGGGCTGTCCAGCAGCCAATCAGCAGTGAGCTACTCACATTGCCTCCACCGGGGACATGTTTAATATTATCTTTGGAACCGCAGCGGGAACGCACGTTGCTCAAGTCCAACTTCTTGTCCACAATCTCAACCTGGAAGTCAACACGGGCAGAGATGCCAGTTACCACGCACGAAACGGCCATTGTGCCTGGAGaaagccccgcccccatcccTTGCACCCTTGCGGTTGCTCCGCACACCCGAGTCCTACGAGCGTTCGTACGTTCGTGGCCTCCACCAGGGGGCGCACCCCTAACATGGCCGCCTCACCTTCCCGCCGCCTGGCGTGTGCTTGAGGTTGGCTTTGGAGCCGCAGCGGGATTGGACGGCCGACAGGTCCATTTTCTTGTCCAGGATTTGAACCTGAAGAAGGAAGCACATTGAAAGCAAAGTGCAGCACGCACCGTCGCGGCTTTGGAGCGCCCCAACCACGGACAAGCACGCGTCAAGGCGGACGAGCACGCCTGACTCACGTTGCCGCCACCGGGCACGTGTTTGATGTTGGCTTTGGAGTTGCACTTGGACTGGACGTTGCTGTAGTCCACCTTCTGGTCCAGGATCTGCACCTGCGAAAAAAGGAGCACCTCCGGGTCACCCCAAAAATACCAACGCCCTCCCCCCACCGTCGTCCGAAGCCATCCTTCCGCCGCTCGCCAGGCTTACCTTGCCGCCGCCCGGCTGGTGCTTGAGGTTCCCAGTGGATCCGATCTTGGACTTGACCGTCTTGAGGTCAGGCATGGGTGGGGCGGAGGCCAGAGGGGCGGCGGTCTTCAGGGAACCGGGTGACTTCGGGGAACTCCGCACCACCGCCACCTTCCTCACCTTGTGGGCGTCGCCCGCCGACTTGCCTCCGAGCGCTTGGCTGGAGGGAGACTTGGGCGTGCCGGGACTGCTCTGGCCGCTTGCGGCATCTGAAACGTAGACCGGATGCCGGTCCCGTGACGGGATTCGCTGTGTTTCTATGATGGGGTGGTCGCGCACCCGTTGACTTACCTGGCTGAGCTCTGGCGGGCGTTTTGCTTGCAGGAGTTTGAGACTTCTGCAAccacaaaaagacaaatgaagACACTGCCCGATTGGGAGGATGGACGCGTCTGCCACTGGACTACATTAAGATCAGTGCTAAACGAGGACCGGGGGATCACGTACCTTCCCCGCGGCTCCGTTGTCCATCTTGGCGGCGTGCGCTGCGGGAAGAAATAAGAGGACGAGGTCAGCAAAAGGTCACCAAAAGGCCAACGAAGGCAAAGAGCTAGAAGAGTCTCCTCTTTCTTTTGGGCTTTGGAAAGTTGAACCAGGGTTCAGAAAGAGCCAATCGAAAGACACGAGTGAGGCGGGGCTCCGGGTCACCTGTGTCTTTGGCCTGTCCCGTCGGGACACCGCCGTTCTCGTGGCGGTGCTCGTTGAGGTTCAAAGTGGCCATGTTGGCTTCCGCGGCGGCCGTGTAGCTGTTATTGGCGGCGGTGTGGTCCATGCTGGCGACGGCAGAGCTGGCGAAAGACGAAACGCAAGACGCACGACGTCATTTGGAAGGAAGGACCGCGTGATGCCACCCCCAATGGAAACGGAGACCCTCAAGAGAGACTATTTGCCAAACTACTGCCGCTTGTTTTCAATTaagttggcaaaaaaaagtgtgcttttACTTCAaagacttcccccccccccccagggcgACACGGTTGCTCTCCCACACCTTCCACTTTTGCTGCCTCCGGCACAAGATGGCTTCCACTGTCCCGACTCgctccaaacaaacaacagcaaatGATGATGTCACTTTTCACAGTAATGGGGACCTTGTCGAGCCGCAcagtgtgcgtgcgcacgcgtGCGTGTCCCATTTAAGCGCTGCTCCCTCGGCGCTCGAGGACAAAACCGCCATTGAGGCGTCTGCATGAACGAGCAGCCGGAACAAGACAAAGAGGACGGGGCAGGGGAGGGGCCGGTGAGCTCACCGGCCCCCTTGCAGCCGACGTTGGACGCCGCCGCGTGTCGAAGAAGCTAACGCGTTAGCATTCTTGCCCGTTGCATGTCGTTCGACGTGGAGCTCGAGCGGCCATCATCGAGGGGGGGGCGACCTCCAGGTGCCAGTCGAGAGACCAAGCGCCGTTTGGTACCGTCCGGACCAAGAGACTAAACAACAAGTGGCTGTCATCTTTGAGGAATTTATAGGGGGACTGATGCAGGCCATCTTCTGGATCCAGATTGGCAAAAAGCGCTGCATCCGGCATGAAATCTTCTTCATCGATGGCCACCAGAAGGGAGCCCTTGGGCTGCCCTGACCTCAACGTGGCACACGCTTGATGACTGCCCTCGcaccaatcacaacaagcacGTTCGAGCTCAAGCACGCTTCCAAACTTTCTGCAGCCCATGCCGCAAAACAAATGTCGCACTCGGCTTTGTGGCGGCCACTCCCTCGTGAGCAAACAGGATGTAGGTCCTGCTCGCTGCTTCAAAGCTTGCCTGGGATTGGACGCCACTCCCAGGTAGCACCCACTCCTCCCAACCCGCTCCTGCTCCATTTTGTGCTTGATTGGTCTTGACCCACTTGGTCGCTTCAGGCCCATCCTGGGAAGCTGCCGGCAAAATTAGCTTGCgtatacacacgcgcacgctcACAAAGCGCAACATAGCATAAACACGCACACGAAAAACACGAATGCACACTCTTTGCCGCCATGTGTGgaattttcttcaaaaattTCCAAGCTGGCGCCCCCTGACATGCTAACACTGGCGCTAGTTTCACACCTGGATGCCTCATGCTAACTTATGCTAAGCTAACAGCGCTAACCTCACCATGAAATCCTCACTTCAACGGAGCTGTGTGTACTTGTGTGCTTGTGCGCATGTGTTGTCAGCTGGAAACCCGTGCTCATGCACCGTGACCCCGCGTGACCCCACACGTCACATGGTGAATATCTTCATTGCTTTGTTCCATATCCTTGATGGCCAGCGCGAGGCGCACCTAAAGTGCAAATGTAGTCGTCGTCAACTTTGATTGCAACTGACTGAGTAAGATGAtgtaacatgacatttttttaaggtCGGTGATCACAGTAAATTTATTCCAAAATGAGAAATTCTGGGACTGTGACAGCTGAGCTGCGATTTAGCAGGGTTTTCCTCTAGTCGGATTTCATAGAGAATAAAGAATATAATCCGGTAAGTATTGTCATtctctgtctgcatgtgttgctccatcatttgtgttcaaatagacTTAGCCTATGCAAGCGCAGCTATCAACTACTTGCGTATTaatgttgttttcattgtttgttagcCTTAACATAGCGGGATTGTTCTTGTTTGCTTCTTTATGTCATtctatttgttttgtgtttaggTTTCGAGTCAAACTTAAGCTGGGAGTGGCAAGTCACAGAAGGAGGATTCTTTTCGGGAGACTCGTTCACGAGTATCCAAACCGGTTCGTATTGTTAATTAAGTTGAATTGAGCCACTGTCACCATATGGCGCTTgtactcaagttttttttttccttgtaaggcaaagcaaaaaaaatctgcccagCGACCGCTCATTTCCCCCAAAACTCGATTGTGGTGCCATTCGCATCTCAAGGCGTCAAACTAGGCAGGCCAAAGAGGCCGACTAATACATGCACTTTGTGCTGGATCGTGATGGAAGGCCACGCAAGGGAAATGTcatctttatctttttttttttttttagggaggggGCGGGTGGCGAAGGCAGACTGCTCGAATgttctgggtggtggtgggggttgggggggcgatGGTGTCAGCCATCGTTGCTTGCATGTTCTAGAATAAAGCAGCGCGCGCTCTCGCAGCGGACACGCGCGACACAAAGACGCTCGTCGCGAGAACCTGGTCGAAGGATTCCGCGTGCACGCGCCGAACGACGCCCGCCGGCCCGCGcgcgaaaaaaaacacacatagacacacacacgcatacgttTAGAAATGGAACACACACATTGAGGATTCGTACATGCATGACCTCAAATGAAGACGCAGGCGCGCCCGTGCCACCCGCGCGTGTATGCCTGGCGCGTGGAGCTAAATGCGGTCCGGCCGGGTTTTTGGTCTGGAATTGAGGGCCTCGGCGTTGGTTCTTACCTGCGTGCACTTGGAGACGCTTCGTTCTTCTCTCGGCTGGACGGCGCGCACGCAAGCACGGCTCCTCCTCGCTGTGCACGCTCACGCCGCTGGGGGGCGCGCGCCTGTGTTGAAACGGAGGCTGCCTTAAAAACCAGCGTTTTTGTAAAttgatttaaatgtatttattcatctttGTTCCATTATTAATGAGACATTTTGCACCACGCactcttttatttgtatttcaaaaatatttgaacataTCTGTGTTGCTCTGTTCCCGCCCTCACACTCACTCAGTCAACAGAACGGCCACAAGGGGGCGAAAAAACAACATTGGAGAAGAGAGACATTCGCGGTGGctcctttttattctttgttttcttctcttttgtcTGCCTCATCATATTTGTCTGTTAATAATGTCGGACTTAATAAAATCTGGTAATTTAATCGGAGAAATATAATGAAAAGCATTAAGCAGTTTCTGCATCATGATTTAATGCTGCAATTCTTCTGGTGTGCTCgtcttggccaccaggaggcagtacAGTAAAATACAGTTCAGTCGGAGACCAGTCGTACTTCTTCTACTTCTACCGCAAGCGAAAACAATGTCTGTGGTTATTGTTATAGCTGTCTACAACTGCGACGAGCAATGCTAGCTTTTGCCTTTGTTTGAAATACATAAAGTGCAAGTCTTTTAATTTACTTAGTTTCAAAGGTTGCCATTCACAATAAAATTGAAATACGACCATTAATTAATTCACTGCAGATGAAGCAAATGCCCAAAAATACTATTTAATCACTGCTGTGTACGCGCGTGTGCTGCCGCCTGCTGGATAAATGTGAACCTGCCCCACGTGTCTCCATCCGAGCGTCACGTGCACTGCAGCAGCGCGTCACGTGATTCTCAACGCGCACGCTCCTCGTGCTCATAAACCGTCCTGCGAGGGGACGCGCACGCAGACGCAGGTGTTGGCGCGGCGAAGGCATTGCGCATGTTCAGTGGCGcacggccggccggccggcacagggaggggcggggctgcggGCGTTGTGTTCTCTTCTCCCACCTGACGTCAagtgcacgcgcacgcgcaaaATCCGCGAGGAGGACGAACCAGATGCGGCGGTCCGGTCGCCGTCGCTGTGCGCGGGCGCCACGAGATGCCAACACCGTCGCGATGGTCGTCAACATGGATGCGTACGTGCGAGTTTCCGTCCTGTGAGtaactcttcctcctcttcttccgtcCGTCGTGCACAGCGTCTCACGCGCGGGCTCGTCAGCATGCGGCTCCCTCagaacccccctccccaacacacacacacacactttgcccCCCAAAAGCCCCCCAACATGTAATTAACGCAGCAGCTTTCTGTGTGCCAttcacacaacttttttttgttcctgcaCGACTGAAGTTGCTGGTGTCTTCCTCATGTCATCTTCATGTTTCCTCTTGACCTCATCCTCAACTGTTTGCATGACCTCTACATGCTCATGCACACATTCATTAAAGCGCTCCTCtgcctcccccacacacacacatattccttcattcattcacacaaaTGTGCACATGAgtctacttgtttttttttatcctaaaCAAGCTCCTCCCCCTTTTCCAGGTGCTGACTAGGGGTGCTTGTTGAACGGAtactccccccccacacacacacacacgaagcatCTCAATAACTTCCCACAAGGACGCAAGCGGGGGAGGCGATGTCCCAATCCGGGAAGGTCGTCCACCTGTATGTGGAAGTCAGGTCTGCTTCCGATCCTAGTGTCGGGGGGAAGACATTTGGAGAACACAAACATGGTTCTCCTCTGAAACACTCAGGACTTAAGGACAATACTCGGGACCTCCTGTCCCAGCTCGCCAGCCGGACCCCCACCAGGTGTCAGACCCCCAGTCCTAAACTACTCCACCAATCTCCTCCAGTTTCTGGAAGGTCTCACCTCAATCAAGCCTTCAGTTCTCCCGGGGCATTCAAGCGCTGGAGTCTACCATGTGACATGAAGACCTCCAGCAAGGCCTGCTCCGACAACAAAGAGGGGATTGATGGGAAGCGGTCTGTGGTCTCCTTCAGTTACGTGCAGAAGTCCAACGTGAAGACTTTAAGCAGTCCAGGGAACAGTCAGGAAAGAGGCACCCGGGTTCACAAAACAGTTTGTGACCCTTTTTGGTATGATTCTTCATGCGGTCCTAAATTGACATTTCAACCTTCGGGTTTCCCACCCGCTCTGGACCCCGTTGGCAGGGCTGCAACTCGAAGGGCTTTGGAGCACTTTGGATCCCCGCTATTGAGTATCAAAGTGGCGCATGGACTGGAGCGCTCAACGTGGTCTTATACCCATCATCCAGCCCGTTGTCAGTCCTGGTCCGGTTCTCCAGTCCTgcaccacaacaaaaaacacaggaCATGTGGGTGGCCTTGGACTCCGGTGTCAGACCAGCAGTCCTCACAGTCCCAAAGTCCCCtttttcactcccaaagacccGCTGACTTGGCAGATGACGTCATGGGAGGCTTAAACCAGTTGAGTGGCAATTCTAAACGTTCAGCCGCCCCCTGGGTTCATCCCAAAGAATCCAGACCCGCTTCTCCACATCAAAGCCACAAGATGAACATCCCCGTCCACATGTCGGCTGCAAACCAGGGTGGGCGACCCCTCCACCAGTCCAACCAGCTCCTGAGCTGGGCTCCTGATTCACCTTCCCCTCCTCCGCGCGTCCACCGCCCTTCTCACCCCCCTACCGAGCTCGGCTCCCCCATCAGGGACCCCGGAGTGTCCCTGGGTAATCTCCGACCACCTGACAGTCTCACCCTGCATCGATGTCAGACACCCCAGTACACCAGCGCCAACCGGAGGGGCTCAGGATGCAGAGAGAGAGGAGATCATTCATGGTTGACCTCCAAACCCTTAGTCAGTCAGATGATTGAAGAGGCACCGGATAAGGGGCGGAGTAGCAGTCCTTTCCCAGTCCCGGACCGCGACCATGCTCGCGATGGGTCCGGCCAGCATGGATCTCTCAGCCCAACAGCGCAACAGAAGCGAGCTGAGCAAAAAAGGAGAGAGCGCCTCCTACTGGGTCCTGTGGTCCTAGACTCCCCGGATGCGGACTGTGACTACCCTTTGGATGCCATGGGAGGTTCCTCACCGGGGTCCAGCGGAGTCACGGGCAGTTTAGGGGAGCGGGAGTGCTTGTCACCCGAGTCCCTTCAGTCCGGCCACCAGGGAAATGAGACCGGAGCCTCGACCTCTGGAATACAGGTGGGACTTGGACCCCGGGCCCCCATTAAGGGTTGCAAAATTGTGACACTTTTTAAACGTCTATGGGGGTAAACAGGCATGATTCAAgaaatttacacacacaaaaaaatgaaggttGACTTTTAAGGGAATCTATTGAAATTCACATTGTTTGCCAAACCGGTCCGACCTTTTGCAACCCGACTGCCAGCCATCTTTAGCCGAGTTTAGATAATCTGAGAtggttttctgttgttgtttggacTTTTTCAGACGGACAGCGCAGCGCCTTTCCTGTCGCTACACTGTCAGAAGATCGCTCGGGCCAAGTGGGAGTTTCTCTTCGGACCCGAAGAGGGCGCCGGCAGCGGGCCCGCAAGTAACGGAGAATTTATTTATCGTCTTACTGTAGACACTGGAGGTGTTGGGAATCACTGAATCGTTCCCCACTCACTCGAGAATTTTACAAAGTGGACCAAGATAGTTCCCAAAACGGTCTACAAGGGGGTTCCACCCACAAAAGTGATTATGGGACTGTGTGGTGGCAAACTAGCAAAAAAGGCCAATCCACAGTTGACTAGTTGACTAGTACAGTGGCTAAGGAGTGAGGTAAACATCTCATCGAattattttccttcttctttttcatgTAGACTTTGTGGAAGCTTCCACAGCACCCCCTAGTGGAAACTCCAGCGagtcccccaccccaacccctcccTCTTCACTGCCGCTGCTTGCCGCCAGTCAACATGTTCGACACATGGAGGTGGAATTGgtgaccccgccccccgccgccgcccatgTCGGGTGGTCCCCCGAAACGGGCGTCATCCGCCGCACCCTCAAGTACTCGGAGACGGACCTGGACGCCGTCCCGCTGCGCTGCTACCGTGAGACGGACATGGACGAGGTGCTGATGGGTGGGCAGGTGGACAAGGACTCTGCGTTTGGGAGTAACAGAAGTGTCCACGGGGAGGATCCTCAGGGCTCAGGCCTAAGCCCGGACGGTTTGGCTTTGGGGTCTTATACGGGAAGGGCTGAGGAAGAGGGGAGTCGAGAAGGAGAGCaggtggaggaagaggaagaggaagaggtggTGAGCTGGGCTAGTGTGAGGATGCAAGGGGATGACAGGAAACAACAAGACGCAGCGCAGGAACTGGAACAAGGTTTCCCATGCATGAAGAGGTACGCACACGACAAACGTTTGGGCCGGCCGGCGATGGTTAAGAACCTCACCGTTTGATTTCCATTATTTACGTTGACATTCGAATCAATTCCAAACGGATTGAAGCCTTTTGACGCCCATTTTGAATTAGAAGTAGAAAAATACTAATTAGGACTGCAGCTAATGATGACATTCATCACCCCGCTCTCCTGCTCGCCTCGATTGGGAATTTTTGATTCACTCACATTaatgcagcaacaacaacacaaacagaAATAAGAATAGCGTCGCTCGTGATGCGAGGAATAACGGCACCCGCCGTTTTGTGTACAGGGCGTCGGAGTGTTTCCTGGACGCCCGTCAGCCGGCTCTCAAGTCGCCCGTCCGGCTGCAGCATCGTCACCTGGCCACCGAGGACGCCTTCAGCCGCCATTTTGAGAGCATCGTGGAGTCAGCGCGAGCCAAGGGGACGTCCTTCCAAAGTCtggacggcctcgacctcgcgCCCGACTCGGACGCCACGCGGGCGCCGTCCAGCGAGAGGCTGAGCGGCGGCTCGTCGAGGTCAACTCATAAGCTCCTGTGCCTCCAGTTGTCTGCGCTTGTCAGGTacgtcactggcatagatagacGAACAAAAAGAATGCGTGGGTGTCGTCGGCAGGGAGGAGGCGGTCCAGCGGCGCGTGGCCAAGTGGCGGCGAGACGACGGCGCCGAGCGCACGGCGCGACACCTTTACCACTCGGACGCGACGCAGCAGCTGAGCAGGAAGTGAGTGCCTGCGCCGCCGCATCCTGAAGCGCCGCTGccttcattttcttcttcttgtcttgtttttgtgcGGCAACGATGACTTCAGCCTCCTGCTGGCAGACGAGTACCTTCGACTCTTTGACTTCTCGCATCTACCCCTGGACCAAGctctcaggtgtgtgtgtgtgtgtgtaattttgcCCTTAGTGAACAGTGCTCAACTCTGACCTGTGTAGGCCAGCTAcaatgctcgtgtgtgtgtgtgtgtgtgtgagcagggAGTTCCTGAAGCAGGTGGCGCTGTCGGGGCAGAGTCAAGAGCGAGAGAGGCTGCTGCGGCATTTTTCCCGCCGTTATTTGCTGTGCAACCCGACTGGTTTTAGCTCGGAGGGTGAGAACACGCAACGCAACGCAACGCTCTCGTGCAGATGATGGCGTCCACGTGAAATAGCGAGCGGATGATGGACGCTCGATTGCtgctacgccccccccccaaaaaaacaacaacaaacaaacacgtgaCATGATAAATTTGACATCAGGTGTAACGTGGAGCCtatcatgttcattcattcattcattcattcattcattcattcattcatcttccgtaccgcttgatcctcactagggtcgcggggggtgttggagcccatcccagccgtctccgggcagtaggcgggggacaccctgaatcggttgccagccaatcgcagggcacacagaaacgaacaaccattcgcactcacactcacacctagggacaatttagagcgtccaatcagtttttggaatgtgggaggaaaccggagcacccggagaaaacccacgcaggcccggggagaacatgcaaactccacacagggaggccggagctggaatcgaacccggtacctctgcactgtgaagccgacgtgctaaccactggactaccgggctgccgcgCCTATCATGTTAAAAAGTGCAATTTTCTCAATTattatctcaattttttttttcaatctggcGTGTCAGCAACACATTTGCCATCCTGAAGTCAAAATATGAACGACTTTTTCGGTGAGAACACGTCGGCGATGAAAGGTTGCGTTGTTTCTCTTCAGATGCCGTCCACACGCTGACGCGCGCGCTCACGTCCCTCAGCGCGGACCTGCACGGCCCGGTGAGTTTCGCCAAAGTCTTGTTGTTGCGATGACATCTGCCGTGGACTCAAATGAGTGCGTCTTACCCGCCATTCGCCAAATGATATGCCAACGAGGGTGAAACGCgggtgtcgttttttttttttgtcaggatgTTGGCGCCAAGATGTCTTGCGTGCAATTTGTCCACGACTTGGACGGACTCAATGATGGACGAGCCTTCCCCAAACCTCTGCTCAAAGTAAGCCTTCATTTGCacttttcattttacattttgtccctcctgttttttttgtttttttttgtctgtgtttccCTGGTGTCTGTTTTGTCACTCCTTCAGCAGCACCCGGTCCTCAGCCCCTCCCCTCCTTGCCCCCCCCGCTGTCCTCATTATCTTCATTCTCATTGTGTGTAAACATCCCGAACGTTACCGCGGCTTCCTTCCCGTGTGCGGTCCCCAAGCGTCGTTCGTGTGTCCCCCTGCGTGGTTGCCACGGTAACGCGTGGATGCTATCGagacccctccctcccccgtcCTTTCCCATCTTTATGCCCGATCGCTATGGAGACGAGGTGGTGGGCGGCTGATCTGTCCGGCTTCCTGTTTCTAACGAGCTCGTTAGATGcggtttgttttgtctttccgCGCTAATGACGATCCCCGGCGAGCAAGCGGAGGCCCCCGTTCTCCTTAGCGTGAGTCGTCCTCCAAAGGCCACGTGACGCAAGTTCCGCCAAACTCACGCGGCCTTCAAGTCTCGCCTTGACCTCTTGGCCTTTGTTTCCGTGGCGACGGCCCTCAGCCAAGGCTTCTCTGGAGCCCACGTCGGTCGCCTCCATTGCTCGGCTTAACCGTATTGGCCGCGGTTTCTGCGGCCCACGGCGGCTGCTACATGATTGAGGAGCCTTGCCCCGCCTGCCTAGGTGAGGGCCCTCAAGGACGCAGCCTACCGATTTGGGCCCAGCTACGgtgcccacgcacacacacacacacacacgcgtgtgcCGGAGCAGTCAAAGTCCGACAGGAAGTGGATGGAAAGTTGATGGCGAACATTTGCACCTTTTCGCCCACACGAGCTGCTCATCGCCGCCTGGATGTGCGAAGACCAAACAGAacaggagggagggggagagggagggatggagggagggggtggggctcgagggagggagggaagggggagggTAGGGGTGTACGGGGGCGGTACTAGTGATGAAGTGAGAGAGAATGAACGAGAGAGCGAGGAAGACATTCGGCTGGTGACATTCGACAGCTTCTCGCCTTCTGGTCGCCGTGGCAACACAAaaggaaagaacaaaaaaaaaaaacctgcgagAGAAATGCCTGCTGGGAAAAAACGGACAAACGGCCACGCCGAGAGCAACAGGaagcttctttttctttttggtctcGTCCGTGCCGGCTTGCGACGAGAGTGACGCTCTTTGGAATCCCGACGTCGAGCGTTGACGCCCCACAGCCc
It includes:
- the LOC127604570 gene encoding microtubule-associated protein tau-like isoform X2; the protein is MYESSISAVASMDHTAANNSYTAAAEANMATLNLNEHRHENGGVPTGQAKDTAHAAKMDNGAAGKKSQTPASKTPARAQPDAASGQSSPGTPKSPSSQALGGKSAGDAHKVRKVAVVRSSPKSPGSLKTAAPLASAPPMPDLKTVKSKIGSTGNLKHQPGGGKVQILDQKVDYSNVQSKCNSKANIKHVPGGGNVQILDKKMDLSAVQSRCGSKANLKHTPGGGKVEIVDKKLDLSNVRSRCGSKDNIKHVPGGGNVQIVHKKVDLSSVSSKCGSKDNIRHKPGGGNVEIKNEKLEFRVQSKVGSLGNISHVPGGGQKKQAKGKKGGPSPPDGPSPTATPPHSPQTISHAPAKMEDANREPQAELP
- the LOC127604533 gene encoding PH and SEC7 domain-containing protein 1-like; translation: MSQSGKVVHLYVEVRSASDPSVGGKTFGEHKHGSPLKHSGLKDNTRDLLSQLASRTPTRCQTPSPKLLHQSPPVSGRSHLNQAFSSPGAFKRWSLPCDMKTSSKACSDNKEGIDGKRSVVSFSYVQKSNVKTLSSPGNSQERGTRVHKTVCDPFWYDSSCGPKLTFQPSGFPPALDPVGRAATRRALEHFGSPLLSIKVAHGLERSTWSYTHHPARCQSWSGSPVLHHNKKHRTCGWPWTPVSDQQSSQSQSPLFHSQRPADLADDVMGGLNQLSGNSKRSAAPWVHPKESRPASPHQSHKMNIPVHMSAANQGGRPLHQSNQLLSWAPDSPSPPPRVHRPSHPPTELGSPIRDPGVSLGNLRPPDSLTLHRCQTPQYTSANRRGSGCRERGDHSWLTSKPLVSQMIEEAPDKGRSSSPFPVPDRDHARDGSGQHGSLSPTAQQKRAEQKRRERLLLGPVVLDSPDADCDYPLDAMGGSSPGSSGVTGSLGERECLSPESLQSGHQGNETGASTSGIQTDSAAPFLSLHCQKIARAKWEFLFGPEEGAGSGPANFVEASTAPPSGNSSESPTPTPPSSLPLLAASQHVRHMEVELVTPPPAAAHVGWSPETGVIRRTLKYSETDLDAVPLRCYRETDMDEVLMGGQVDKDSAFGSNRSVHGEDPQGSGLSPDGLALGSYTGRAEEEGSREGEQVEEEEEEEVVSWASVRMQGDDRKQQDAAQELEQGFPCMKRASECFLDARQPALKSPVRLQHRHLATEDAFSRHFESIVESARAKGTSFQSLDGLDLAPDSDATRAPSSERLSGGSSREEAVQRRVAKWRRDDGAERTARHLYHSDATQQLSRNLLLADEYLRLFDFSHLPLDQALREFLKQVALSGQSQERERLLRHFSRRYLLCNPTGFSSEDAVHTLTRALTSLSADLHGPDVGAKMSCVQFVHDLDGLNDGRAFPKPLLKALYNSIKTQKLQWTLDEEELRKSFSELGDSLCDSSRSAKGSGGGGGGGGGGGGGGSDDGTLSADETPPCRTPLYKNGFLVRKVHADSDGKRTPRGKRGWKTFYAILKGLILYLQKGEYRADKPLTDDDLKNAVSIHHSLATKAADYSKRANVFYLRTADWRLFLFQAPNAEQMQSWITSINTVAATFSAPPFPPAVGSQKKFSRPLLPGNVSKQSEEEQARSHEARLRAVSSELAELLSCPPQNKLKGRQLDQYQQRDQYLHFEKTRYETYVALLRAKMEGGGGGDRPSSEAELEEDEGALQREHSSPTLHDGSQASGTRAGGKARQEVQRHSYRQAVKK
- the LOC127604570 gene encoding microtubule-associated protein tau-like isoform X1, producing the protein MYESSISAVASMDHTAANNSYTAAAEANMATLNLNEHRHENGGVPTGQAKDTAHAAKMDNGAAGKKSQTPASKTPARAQPDAASGQSSPGTPKSPSSQALGGKSAGDAHKVRKVAVVRSSPKSPGSLKTAAPLASAPPMPDLKTVKSKIGSTGNLKHQPGGGKVQILDQKVDYSNVQSKCNSKANIKHVPGGGNVQILDKKMDLSAVQSRCGSKANLKHTPGGGKVEIVDKKLDLSNVRSRCGSKDNIKHVPGGGNVQIVHKKVDLSSVSSKCGSKDNIRHKPGGGNVEIKNEKLEFRVQSKVGSLGNISHVPGGGQKKIESHKLNFRESARARTDHGAEIISLEDSPTQELSTVSSSGSLNMTEPPQLSTLADRVSASLARQGL
- the LOC127604570 gene encoding microtubule-associated protein tau-like isoform X3; this translates as MYESSISAVASMDHTAANNSYTAAAEANMATLNLNEHRHENGGVPTGQAKDTAHAAKMDNGAAGKKSQTPASKTPARAQPDAASGQSSPGTPKSPSSQALGGKSAGDAHKVRKVAVVRSSPKSPGSLKTAAPLASAPPMPDLKTVKSKIGSTGNLKHQPGGGKVQILDQKVDYSNVQSKCNSKANIKHVPGGGNVQILDKKMDLSAVQSRCGSKANLKHTPGGGKVQIVHKKVDLSSVSSKCGSKDNIRHKPGGGNVEIKNEKLEFRVQSKVGSLGNISHVPGGGQKKIESHKLNFRESARARTDHGAEIISLEDSPTQELSTVSSSGSLNMTEPPQLSTLADRVSASLARQGL